A stretch of DNA from Manihot esculenta cultivar AM560-2 chromosome 7, M.esculenta_v8, whole genome shotgun sequence:
CTTTTAGTAGATGAGCAATCAATAGTTGTTTTGTTTGTTTGATGTCTAGATAACCACGCATCTATTAGTAGAGCGACAATCATTAGGACAATCTCCCCATTTAAATTCAGAAAAATATTGTAACTCAATCGTAGAATTGAGAGTAAAATGAAGAGGAGGACGATGAAGACATTGCAAGCATAAATTAATCACAACAATTTAAGCACACGAGAAAGATAAAAGAAGACAGTATTTGTTAGCATGTTTAAATTAAACAAATCGACCTATTTATATaatacaaaatatataaatttaaaattaataaatctacAAAATCATATTACATTTAACTATTACAATCAAGAAACTTGAAATCAGAATGAGATTTGATAagcatataatattttatctcCAATTTTTCATgccttaataaaaatattacacCCATTTTATTCACAcgtgtaaatatattatattattctttaaaaatagttcaatttttttatttaccttTTTTAAGTACTAAAGTTTTCGTCAAATGCTaaataatactaaaatattttcttaaaatttttatgggaAACAAATCGAATATATCTCCAACAACGTTtacatgaaataaattaatgacAAATGATTTTTAAGACAATATAAAATACATGTGCATAAATTTAGATCCGAAagctttaaataaataaaaacggATTTCAATTTTACACTTTTAactagaatttttattttttttgaaaaaggtTAGTACTGTGATagataagaagaaaaaaattaagcACTCACAGGCTTAATCTGTTGTTAAGTGTATCTAAATAAATCTGAGAGGTCTCAAGTTCTACTCCTTCAATCCTCAAttcccatttaaaaaaaaattaaataaagtatctatttattataaaaataaattatagaacGCACTCAGTGCATACATACTCTTAGATGTGAGCAGTATttggttcaaactgaaaaaattgatcgaatcgaattaatttaaaaattcggtttgattttttattcatttcagttcggttctatttttaattttaaatatttcagttattttggttcggttcgattttaatcaggaaaaaataaaaaaaaatcgaaccgaaccgattagtgataataatatattattttcaataatacaaataaattagatcatattaaagttaaaatatttcaattaaattttaaaatattaaaaataaagtgtaaaaaataaaaaatttattaaaaattcaaaccgattaAACAGAATCAGaccaattcaattcaattcgatttcttatcaaaatcagttcgatttgattttcataaatatctaaatttcaatttttgatttatttggttcagttcgattttgaactGAACCGACTGAATACTCACCCCTACATACTCCCACTAATAATTTTATGGAGTCGGTTCCCTCTTTATATTATGAGCTTCCTAAATGTAAGTACAATAATTATGTATTACAAATTGGACCtcaattaaagaaataaaaggcTCATTTTGAGTTTTTCATAGCATTTTATGTAATTTCATGTATGAGTTAGCCTCCGGTTAGGCCAACGTGCATTATAGTGCATATTCAATCATTTCACGTCATACAGATTTCTTCCATGTTGTACTAGGGAGGATTGAGACTACTTAGATTAGTGGGAATATGTTAGGTTTGCTCATGTGAAGAACTGTCTTTTTCTTTGACTGCTCCTAATTCTTAAATTCAATCCCATGTGGAGACCTATGGCCATTGGCGTTTAAAAACAAATGTTTGACGTTGGCATTACCATAACAGAGATATAgttttttgtatatatatttgaattctatgattttcttttctaatctaaataattttagaaGTGATAAATGAATTATATAAGTAGAGAttactttattaataaatagaGAGAAAAATAGTACGGAGGGGAATAACCCATCTAACGGTAATGGAATTTCAATTAgtgtaattataaaataataaaatagcaaATTCATTATGGCATGGAATTTCAATTTGTCCATATCATTGCAAAGCCGGGCTCCAAGAATCCCCAGTGCGCTGGAAAAACCACTCGCTCATGCAAATATATAGACACTGCTCACTGATGAGCTACTTCAAATTTTAGGAACAAATACTAAAATGAGACAAGATTCAGGCAGCAACCCTTTTAATAAGTATCTACAGACAGCTACTTGGCTGAACGAAACCAATAGCTACTCCATCGGCATTTTTGCATGATGCTTCAGATGGCTGATTCCTGTATGTCAGATTCACATCCCCCAGATAGATTCCAGTGCATGGGCTCTTCCTACTACAATCAAACTTCACTGCCACTGGTGTTGCTGATGATCCCCAGATACCATGATATGCAACATCACTCACTTTAATTCCAGATCCCTGatcaatacaaaaaaaaaaggaatttttcTAGAGTTAATTTTCAAGCAATCATTCAAAGAACAGTACTATAGCAGAAAGGAtgaaaattttttcttattGCACGTACCTGATTAGGGCAGTTTATGTTGTTAGGACAGTAATTTTGGTCGATGATAATTGGGTTCTGGACATTTTTCATAACAGCATCTTGGAAACGTATGTTTCTCACGAAGCCATTGCTAGGCCTGGCCCAAGACTTGATTCTCAATCCATTCTGAGTTCCAGTAAATACAACAGATTTAACAATCACATTCTCTACTCCTGGCTCTTGAAGTTCCTTTCCCAGGCTCCCAATACTGCACAGAAACGCACACGTTGAATCAATTCccttgtttagtatatcatatGCGTTATGTTTAATCAATTCCCTTGTTTTATTTAATCACCTGATTCCATGGCCAGGGCCACATGCGACTCTTTCAATCCACATATTACTGGTGCCAGCACCGATTGAGATACAATCATCGCCAGTTCCAATCCAGGAGTTGAGGATTGCGACACTACTCGACAATTGTACGTGAATGCCATCGGTGTTGGGGCTGTTGCCGGAGGCAGACACGGTCACGCCTTGCACTTTCACGTTGTGGCAGCCATTGATGACAATGTGGAACATTTGGCTATTCAGTGAAATTAGTCTACTGATTGCTATATTATTTGAATTGGAAAACGCCAGTGACTGCATACAGAATAGTCATTGCCATACTTAATCACTTCATTGACCTTTgaaattcttaattaatttacgAAAGTAACTTACAGTGGCACCGGTGGGGCAATTCCTGCCAGATGCCTTGCAAGCCCACAAAGCAGGACCTTGTCCGTCAAGAACTCCACCATAAACTGTAACACCATTGACGAACTGAAATAAAAGCCAATTCCCTGCATTACCAATAACTCGATAATCTGATGGAGCCACAAGGGTACCAACTATGCGAAATAATATTGCACCATTCTTGCATGGACCCTGGAACACTATATTTCGCAGAAAGAACCTCCCTGCAGGTACATACACGGTGGATGGCGTAACTGATCTACAGGCTTGTATCCAGGCAGCAAGAAAGGCTTTTGTGGAATCAGTTCTGCCATCAGGCTTGGCTCCATAATATAGGACATTATAATATGCTGCATTAGATAAAGATGAAGTAAAGAGATAGGTGAGAATTGTAACAAGGAAAGGAAAGCTATGTTGTCTGCCCATTTTTTGTGTTGATGATGCAGCTGTAATGATTTGTTCTGTGCACAGAGAACGTAAACTGTTTGGCTGTGGAGCTGAAAGGGTTTTGTGAGGCATTTATAGGAATGTTACGCTGTTATTGGATtaattacataataaaaaatttccaaAAATGAATTTTAGAAAGAAAGGAATTTGCGCCAAAATTTGAGAGGTTTATTTTTGGTTTGTAATGAATGTGTTTGATCTTTCTAAAATGCAAAGTTTCATGAAATTTCTATTGGTTTGTACACATTGCAGTTTGCACTGTGCATCCATCCGAAGAGAAAGGAATGCTTATATTAGGACAGAAAGTGctcacatttattttattttaatttttttctttttttgctttTTGCATGAAATTATGGATATATGCAAATTCATATCTTGTAATTCTCCATCGTTTCGGAATTTGAAACTATACCATTTAATATATGGAAGatctttaattaatatatttttttattaaccgaGTAAATGTttggatttgatttttttatccttaatttcattaattttatttctccaattaattaaattggtcAGAGTTTGATTCTAAAACTTATTTTTCCAATAGTGTTTCTATTTCGCGGGTTTATGTATGTAACTGTTTgtcatcagaaaaaaaaaatgaaagcaagtaaatatatatatatatatatatatatatctaactCTAAAATTGAAACTATTTTACAGGACTGTAAACACCAATTTATTAGCTAATTAGTAAAGCATGATTGGTTTTCTAGGTCTTTAAGGGTTAGAAAATAGTTTGGGATTTAAGTCTATTTATCTCCtctaataaaattaatcaattttatgGTGAAAAATAAAGACCTATCTTATGTAATCCACGGGTGAGTAGtgttcggttcaaatcgaaaaaattaactgaatcaaattaatttaaaattttagttttgtttttattcattcgatttgatttttaattttaaaaatttcgattcagttcgatttgattttaatcagaaaaaaattaaaaaaattaaaccgaatcgattagtgataatagtatattattttcaataatacagagagattagatcatattaaaattaaattatttcaattaaattttaaaatactaaaaatttcaattaaattttaaaatactaaaaataaagagtaaaaaataaaaaaatttattaaaaattcaaacaaatcaaaccgaatcgaatcgaactgaatcagaccgattcgattcgattcatttcaattcaatttctcATCAAAATCAGTTTagttcaattttcataaataccaaaattttgaTATGAACCGAGCCAATCGAATACTCACCCCAACCAATTACTACTccatctattaaattttaattgaatataagGTTTTTGATAATAATTGTGTTAAACTAATATTTATATCACATGAATGTACAagtttaaatacaaattaatagGAAACTCAGATTTCcctagttaaaaaataaaacactaATATAATTACATGACTAGGTTTTAATTACTTAGTATAATATCAATTTCGACATGAGGGACATATTCATTCCTCGTTAGGGGAGGATGCGGATTATATAAAGggcatcaaaatttaaatagttatataattattattattataaaaataatttatatatttactttttattaaagaatAATCAACCTTCATTCAATTAAATAAGCtccataaataatttatataaaaaaatatttagaccATAAAAGGTTAATAATATTCATATAAAAGGACCAATGTTCATTCTTTCTAAAGTGGATTCACCTATGCACATACTATGAATTAAGAAGATTTTGTAATATAATTGAAACCAgttttagaaatttataaaaattaaatcgaattaaatgagagaaaaaaataaattgatctacaatataaatttaatttgattcagttcaatttaatcaattaaattttttaataccattttcttttatactttatttttaatatccaaaaatataaatgaagagttttaacatatttttttttttactaataataattttttagttaaaactaaactaaattgaaataatctaatttttttaaaaattaaaatcaaattggaatgaaaagaaaataaactgacctaaatgaaaaataaaataaaattagactaaaattttaaattaattcaatttagtcAACTATTTCAGTTTAAACTCAATATTACTAACGAGCAGATTACACATTACCAATTAAGAACCTattgtataataataataaaaaaaaagtcaattaaTTGCTTAGAAATTGAAACATGAGTGATCGATTAAGTCGTCAACCTGAAGCCTGTGATGCTAAAATGGCAATTGTGTAGGTAGATCTGCATTCAGTGATTAGTATTGTAGGTTCATGAATTCTTTTAACCAGTTAGAATCTCATCTTCTCATAATATTACCACATAATCCATATATTATAGTCTTCGGTGAAGAGTAGGAAAAAAGAATTGTCACCTTAATAAAAGCATGAACAAAAAAATGGCGTAGTTGAGCAATTTACCTGTAGCAAAGATTTATTATCTTTCATACTCCATAATCCAATAGTCTAGATTTGAAATAGTGGATATGAGAGATGGAAAGTGTTAGATATCCTTCTTGCCTAAAATTCACCTGAGAATCAATACCAATTCCCTacattaattcttatattttgtcTTATTAGGAGATCCCTTTTCAAGCATATGCACTTCTATTTTATTATACGCACATTGATCATATAAAATACTTATTTCATGCGCATCCATTAGTCGGAGCATGCAAAATTTATACTTAATTTAAGGTAGAGACATTACTAAATTGTCCTAATTAATCATGTCACTCAATTTATTTTGTGCAATGGCTCAATTGCACCAAAGTGGGGGAATATAAGCATGCATAGTTCCTAAGTTTAAAATTTGGCGCATAGTAAAGAGGAATTTCATAAGTCCAATTTTATAGTTAACTTATACTAAGGTCATCACTATTTAATCATTTTTATGATAAATGTAAAACACCCTTCCCATcatacaaatattaattttagaaattactaAGTGAGttacttaatttattaatttaattatatgtatttttttagtGAAGCATAAAATAAAAAGGGTAAAAGAATTAACAAAGTAATTAAATCTTTAGCTAAAGGAAGAGGAGCcgagaataaaattaaatccaaaGGTTATAAGAAAtaagacagaaaaaaaaaattaaattacatcccacaataaaaataattaattaagtagttCTAAATTATTACAAAGTTTTAGACCCTTCACTTTTGTAAAGGGCTTTCAAAATGCTCTATTGGATTTCCATACTTACTTAATTAGGCTTCCTCCATGGGTTTCATTGGTCCACCGGAGGAAGGACTTGATAGTAATCCAGCGAAGGCTTGCGAATTAGGCAACtggattttctttcttttttttaggcaactggattttcttttttttttttagatctacttatcaaaattaaaattgcaatatttaaaaaaataaaaaaggcaataaattaaataaaaataaataaggtaaaaaataattaaaaataagaaaaaaaataattaaaaataaagaaagaaataattaattaatgcaagcaataattaaaaataaagaaagggtTTTGTGAGGCATTTATAGGAATGTTACCCTGTTATTGGATTAATtacatgaataaaaaatttccaaaaatgaattttagaaataaaaaatttccaaAAATGAATTTTAGAAAGAAAGGAATTTGCGCCAAAATTTGAGAGGTTT
This window harbors:
- the LOC110618421 gene encoding polygalacturonase, which translates into the protein MGRQHSFPFLVTILTYLFTSSLSNAAYYNVLYYGAKPDGRTDSTKAFLAAWIQACRSVTPSTVYVPAGRFFLRNIVFQGPCKNGAILFRIVGTLVAPSDYRVIGNAGNWLLFQFVNGVTVYGGVLDGQGPALWACKASGRNCPTGATSLAFSNSNNIAISRLISLNSQMFHIVINGCHNVKVQGVTVSASGNSPNTDGIHVQLSSSVAILNSWIGTGDDCISIGAGTSNMWIERVACGPGHGISIGSLGKELQEPGVENVIVKSVVFTGTQNGLRIKSWARPSNGFVRNIRFQDAVMKNVQNPIIIDQNYCPNNINCPNQGSGIKVSDVAYHGIWGSSATPVAVKFDCSRKSPCTGIYLGDVNLTYRNQPSEASCKNADGVAIGFVQPSSCL